In a genomic window of Bordetella petrii:
- a CDS encoding Bug family tripartite tricarboxylate transporter substrate binding protein, translated as MRITPLRLLAALCAALPLAAAAQDFPSKPITFIVPFAAGSATDQLGRAIGQGVAEQTGQSVVIENKPGASAMIGAQAAARAPADGYTVLITTNTTQAANEHLYKSLPYDPVKDFAPLTLLGKGGQFMVVNPSSPAKSVTEFLALAKKSPGKLSFGSGSSSSRIAGELLQQMTGIKLLHVPYKSNPLAITDLLGGQIDMMVTDSATGLPQVEAGKLRALGFTGSERSPLAPKLPTIAEAGVPGYEMGYWFGAYVPAGTPDAIVTKLNDLLIKATQAKAAQHFYNSTGTTPATSTPQELAAFQRSESQKWGDIIKKAGIKAE; from the coding sequence ATGCGCATCACCCCGCTACGATTGCTTGCCGCCCTGTGCGCCGCGCTGCCGCTGGCCGCCGCCGCGCAAGACTTCCCCAGCAAACCCATCACGTTTATCGTGCCGTTCGCGGCCGGCAGCGCCACCGACCAACTGGGCCGGGCCATCGGTCAGGGCGTGGCCGAGCAGACCGGCCAGTCGGTGGTCATCGAGAACAAGCCGGGCGCCAGCGCCATGATCGGCGCGCAAGCCGCGGCCCGCGCGCCGGCCGACGGCTACACCGTGCTGATCACCACCAACACCACGCAGGCGGCCAACGAGCATCTGTACAAGAGCCTGCCCTACGACCCCGTGAAGGATTTCGCGCCGCTGACTCTGCTTGGCAAGGGTGGGCAGTTCATGGTGGTCAATCCGTCATCGCCGGCCAAGAGCGTGACCGAATTCCTGGCCCTGGCCAAGAAGTCGCCCGGCAAGCTCAGCTTCGGCAGCGGCAGCTCCAGCAGCCGCATTGCAGGCGAGCTGTTGCAGCAGATGACCGGCATCAAGCTGCTGCACGTGCCCTACAAGAGCAACCCGCTGGCAATCACCGACTTGCTGGGCGGACAGATCGACATGATGGTTACCGATAGCGCCACGGGCCTGCCTCAAGTGGAAGCCGGCAAGCTGCGCGCGCTGGGCTTTACCGGCAGCGAGCGTTCGCCGCTGGCGCCCAAGCTGCCCACCATTGCGGAAGCCGGCGTGCCCGGGTACGAAATGGGCTACTGGTTCGGCGCCTACGTACCGGCCGGCACGCCCGACGCCATCGTGACCAAGCTGAACGACTTGCTGATCAAGGCCACCCAGGCCAAGGCCGCCCAGCACTTCTATAACTCCACGGGCACGACCCCCGC
- a CDS encoding AtuA-related protein → MNARDTLRVPLYRLAHSRSGDKGDISNLSLIAWDPDCYAVLAEQVTEARVAEWFAYRRPARVTRYLIPTLHAMNFVLEGVLDGGVNDALNLDTHGKSLSFHLLDLRVDVAPELARRLPDIPGDQPAADVPPAR, encoded by the coding sequence ATGAATGCCCGCGACACGCTGCGCGTGCCCCTGTACCGCCTGGCGCACAGCCGTTCGGGCGACAAGGGCGATATTTCCAACCTGAGCCTGATCGCCTGGGACCCGGACTGCTACGCGGTACTGGCCGAGCAGGTTACCGAGGCACGCGTGGCCGAGTGGTTTGCGTATCGCCGCCCTGCCCGCGTCACGCGCTACCTGATCCCTACCCTGCACGCCATGAATTTCGTGCTCGAAGGCGTGCTGGACGGCGGCGTGAACGACGCCCTGAACCTGGACACGCACGGCAAGAGCCTGTCGTTCCATCTGCTGGATCTGCGGGTGGACGTCGCCCCAGAACTGGCCCGGCGCCTGCCGGACATTCCGGGCGACCAGCCCGCCGCCGACGTGCCGCCGGCACGGTAA
- a CDS encoding acyclic terpene utilization AtuA family protein, with protein sequence MAASPFLIGCATGFSGDRTDGAQAVVQSLAARGGGALIFETLAERTLALAQLARNADPEGGYEPLLQELLAPVLADCLRQGIDIVGNFGAANPPAAARCIAGLARTQGLPAPRIAVVHGDALTTPAQRALLRERLGPRLDDMDVVSANVYLGAGEIADALSAGAQIVVAGRVADPSLTVGPALAHYGWARDDWARLGRATMAGHMLECGTQVTGGYFCVPGLKEVPDVHAAGYPIAEIDADGGFVIGKADDTGGAVDARTVKEQLLYEVHDPARYLTPDVVADFSRASVQVLGPDRVAVQGIEGHARPDELKVNVCHRGGWLAEAEISYAGVQAEARARLAADIVRRRLGGALTLRVDLIGVLSILGDDDGAMLDARPAGAGRDVRLRLAAEHPDARVAERLLREVTALYTCGPAGGGGVRTALRPRLNMVSCTIPRDAVHSGWTMMETAR encoded by the coding sequence ATGGCTGCTTCTCCTTTTCTGATTGGCTGCGCAACAGGTTTTTCGGGCGACCGCACCGATGGCGCCCAGGCGGTGGTGCAGTCGCTGGCCGCTCGCGGCGGCGGCGCGCTGATCTTCGAAACCCTGGCCGAGCGCACCCTGGCCCTGGCACAGCTGGCGCGCAACGCCGATCCGGAAGGCGGGTACGAGCCCCTGCTGCAAGAACTGCTGGCGCCGGTGCTGGCCGACTGCCTGCGCCAGGGCATCGACATCGTGGGTAATTTCGGCGCCGCCAACCCGCCGGCCGCCGCGCGCTGCATTGCCGGCCTGGCGCGCACGCAAGGCCTGCCGGCGCCACGCATCGCGGTGGTGCACGGCGATGCGCTGACCACGCCGGCGCAGCGCGCGCTGCTGCGCGAACGGCTGGGGCCGCGCCTGGACGACATGGATGTGGTCAGCGCCAACGTGTACCTGGGCGCGGGCGAGATCGCCGACGCGCTGAGCGCCGGCGCGCAAATCGTGGTGGCGGGCCGCGTGGCGGACCCCTCGCTGACCGTCGGGCCGGCGTTGGCGCATTATGGCTGGGCACGGGACGATTGGGCGCGCCTGGGCCGCGCCACCATGGCCGGCCACATGCTGGAATGCGGCACCCAGGTCACCGGCGGTTATTTCTGTGTGCCGGGCCTGAAAGAGGTGCCCGACGTGCACGCGGCGGGTTACCCCATTGCCGAGATAGACGCCGACGGCGGCTTCGTGATCGGCAAGGCCGACGACACGGGCGGCGCGGTGGATGCGCGCACGGTTAAGGAACAACTGCTGTACGAAGTGCACGACCCGGCGCGCTATCTGACGCCTGACGTCGTGGCCGATTTCAGCCGGGCGTCGGTGCAAGTGCTGGGCCCCGACCGGGTTGCGGTGCAGGGCATCGAGGGCCATGCTCGGCCCGACGAACTGAAAGTCAATGTCTGCCATCGCGGCGGCTGGCTGGCCGAGGCCGAGATCTCGTATGCCGGCGTGCAGGCCGAGGCGCGCGCGCGCCTGGCGGCGGATATCGTGCGCCGGCGGCTGGGCGGGGCGCTGACCCTGCGGGTGGATCTGATTGGCGTGCTCAGCATCCTGGGCGACGACGATGGCGCCATGCTGGATGCGCGCCCGGCGGGCGCCGGCCGCGACGTCAGGTTGCGCCTGGCCGCCGAGCACCCCGATGCGCGTGTGGCCGAGCGGCTGCTGCGTGAAGTAACTGCCCTGTATACCTGCGGCCCGGCCGGCGGCGGCGGCGTACGCACCGCCCTGCGGCCCCGCCTGAACATGGTGTCGTGCACGATTCCCCGCGACGCCGTGCACAGCGGCTGGACCATGATGGAGACCGCGCGATGA
- a CDS encoding LysR family transcriptional regulator — protein MNLSARQLRAFVALADEKHFTRAAQRCHLTQPAFSALIRALEDSAGVRLFDRNTRNVELTAEGRVLDASARRLLGDFELVVEDLRDHAARRRGRVTVAALPSLAAGWLPGLLARFHQDYPGITLQLRDALLDPCLDMVQAGAADFAVAAQRADMTDLESEFLHADRFFLVCRKDHPLAARAQVRLRDLGRWPLIQLARGSSVRRHLDEALGAAPAQALLEVEHLATVTGLVSAGLGISVVPAMTLFHFQRDELAIKPLAGKPLTRPLYLVRRQGRSLSVAAQTLYDLLMEHRERIGGV, from the coding sequence ATGAATTTATCCGCCCGCCAATTGCGTGCTTTCGTGGCCTTGGCCGACGAAAAGCACTTCACGCGCGCCGCCCAGCGCTGCCACCTGACACAGCCGGCCTTCAGCGCGCTGATCCGTGCGCTGGAAGACAGCGCCGGCGTGCGGCTTTTCGACCGCAACACGCGCAATGTCGAGCTCACCGCCGAAGGCCGGGTACTCGACGCCTCGGCGCGCCGGCTGTTGGGCGACTTCGAGCTGGTGGTGGAAGATCTGCGTGACCACGCCGCACGGCGCCGTGGCCGCGTTACCGTGGCGGCCCTGCCTTCGCTGGCGGCGGGTTGGCTGCCGGGCCTGCTGGCCCGCTTTCATCAAGACTACCCGGGCATCACGCTGCAACTGCGCGATGCGCTGCTGGACCCCTGCCTGGACATGGTGCAGGCGGGCGCCGCCGATTTCGCCGTGGCCGCCCAGCGCGCCGACATGACAGATCTGGAAAGCGAATTCCTGCACGCCGACCGCTTTTTCCTCGTATGCCGCAAAGACCACCCTCTGGCCGCGCGCGCCCAGGTGCGCCTGCGCGATCTCGGCCGCTGGCCGTTGATCCAGCTGGCCCGTGGCAGCAGCGTACGGCGCCATCTGGACGAAGCCTTGGGCGCCGCGCCGGCCCAGGCGCTGCTGGAAGTCGAGCACCTGGCCACCGTCACCGGCCTGGTGTCGGCCGGCCTGGGCATCAGCGTAGTGCCGGCCATGACCCTGTTTCACTTCCAGCGCGACGAACTCGCCATCAAGCCCCTGGCCGGCAAACCCTTGACGCGGCCACTGTACCTGGTGCGGCGCCAAGGCCGCAGCCTGTCGGTGGCAGCGCAGACCTTATATGACTTGCTGATGGAGCATCGGGAGCGGATCGGCGGGGTGTAA
- a CDS encoding Rid family detoxifying hydrolase translates to MSKQIIHTDEAPAAVGPYSQAVAATGGKTVYLSGQIGLEPGTGDLVSENFDAQVRQAFANMTAVIKEAGGTLNDIVKLTLFLTDLNKFTAANAIMAELIPQPFPARSTVGVASLPKGAQFEVEAILVL, encoded by the coding sequence ATGAGCAAGCAAATCATTCATACCGACGAGGCTCCCGCCGCGGTCGGCCCGTACTCGCAAGCAGTTGCCGCTACCGGCGGCAAGACGGTCTATCTGTCTGGCCAGATCGGCCTTGAACCCGGCACCGGCGACCTGGTGTCTGAAAACTTCGACGCCCAGGTACGCCAGGCCTTCGCCAACATGACGGCCGTTATCAAAGAGGCCGGCGGCACCCTGAACGACATCGTCAAGCTCACCCTGTTCCTGACCGACCTCAACAAATTCACGGCCGCCAACGCCATCATGGCCGAGCTCATTCCTCAGCCGTTCCCGGCGCGCTCCACGGTGGGCGTGGCCAGCCTGCCGAAGGGCGCGCAGTTCGAGGTCGAGGCCATTTTGGTGCTGTAA
- the recG gene encoding ATP-dependent DNA helicase RecG, with the protein MPAATAAARKTSGAATGAGRALTDVQRKLHSLGLVTAEDCILHLPLRYEDETRIVPIGSLRPGATAQVEGEILRSEVLYRPRRQLTAVMADDSGELQLRWLNFYPSQQKQLAIGRRLRARGEVRGGLFGREIVHPRMSSAETPLPDALTPVYPSTDGLPQPSLRKAIGQALQQANLDDTLPPAALERYDLMPFAPAIRLLHAPPPGVSEHDLIERGHPAWRRIKFDELLAQQLSLAAARAARRSIRAEPLPAQGGAGGLVARLYAALPFQLTGAQQRVVQEIAADLAKPYPMHRLLQGDVGSGKTVVAAIAAAQAIACGAQVALMAPTEILAEQHFRKLVSWLQPLGVNVAWLSGSLTAKARRQAAASAADGSVQLVVGTQALIQDHVEFHRLGLSIVDEQHRFGVGQRLALTRKGEAPQGHTVPHQLNMSATPIPRTLAMTFFADLDVSVIDELPPGRTPVVTKLVSDGRRDEVIAHIAHAVREGRQAYWVCPLVEESEALQLQTAVDTYETMQAELPDLRLGLVHGRLPQTDKAAVMQAFRDGDIDLLVATTVIEVGVDVPNASLMVIEHAERFGLAQLHQLRGRVGRGSAESVCVLLYQTPLSQVARQRLRAMFETSDGFEIARRDLEQRGPGEFLGTRQSGVTLLRFADLESDVGIAEQAREAAAWLRNEYPAAVEAHLARWMRGREDFLRT; encoded by the coding sequence ATGCCAGCAGCCACAGCCGCCGCACGCAAGACTTCCGGCGCCGCCACCGGCGCCGGGCGTGCGCTGACGGATGTACAGCGCAAGCTGCACAGCCTGGGGCTGGTCACGGCCGAAGACTGCATCCTGCACCTGCCGCTGCGCTACGAAGACGAAACCCGCATCGTGCCCATCGGCTCGCTGCGCCCCGGCGCCACCGCCCAGGTCGAGGGCGAAATCCTGCGCAGCGAAGTGCTGTACCGGCCGCGGCGCCAACTAACCGCCGTCATGGCGGACGACAGCGGCGAACTGCAATTGCGCTGGCTGAATTTCTACCCCAGCCAGCAGAAACAATTGGCCATCGGCCGGCGCCTGCGCGCACGGGGCGAAGTGCGTGGCGGGCTGTTCGGCCGTGAAATCGTGCACCCGCGCATGAGCAGCGCCGAAACGCCGCTGCCAGATGCGCTGACCCCCGTATATCCCAGCACCGATGGGCTGCCGCAGCCATCGCTGCGCAAGGCCATTGGCCAGGCCCTGCAGCAGGCCAATCTGGATGACACGCTGCCGCCGGCGGCGCTTGAGCGCTACGACCTGATGCCGTTCGCGCCCGCCATCCGTCTGTTGCATGCGCCGCCGCCGGGCGTTTCCGAACACGACCTGATCGAACGCGGCCACCCGGCCTGGCGCCGCATCAAGTTCGACGAACTGCTGGCCCAGCAGCTGTCGTTGGCGGCCGCGCGCGCGGCCCGCCGCAGTATCCGTGCCGAACCGTTGCCGGCGCAGGGTGGCGCGGGCGGCCTGGTGGCGCGCCTGTACGCAGCCTTGCCTTTCCAGTTAACTGGCGCGCAGCAACGCGTCGTGCAAGAAATTGCCGCCGACCTGGCTAAACCGTATCCCATGCACCGTCTGCTGCAAGGCGACGTGGGCAGCGGCAAAACCGTGGTCGCCGCCATCGCGGCCGCGCAGGCAATTGCCTGTGGCGCACAGGTGGCCCTGATGGCGCCTACCGAGATCCTGGCCGAACAGCATTTCCGCAAACTGGTGTCGTGGCTGCAGCCGCTAGGCGTGAACGTGGCCTGGCTAAGCGGCAGCCTGACCGCGAAGGCGCGCCGCCAGGCGGCGGCCAGCGCCGCCGATGGCAGCGTGCAACTGGTGGTAGGCACCCAGGCGCTCATCCAGGACCACGTCGAATTCCACCGCCTGGGCCTGTCCATCGTCGACGAGCAGCACCGCTTTGGCGTGGGCCAGCGGCTGGCGCTCACGCGCAAGGGCGAAGCGCCGCAGGGCCACACCGTGCCGCACCAACTGAACATGAGCGCCACGCCCATCCCCCGCACCCTGGCCATGACGTTCTTCGCCGACCTGGACGTCTCGGTCATCGACGAACTGCCTCCGGGGCGCACCCCGGTGGTCACCAAGCTGGTGTCGGATGGCCGGCGCGACGAGGTCATCGCCCACATCGCCCACGCCGTGCGGGAAGGCAGGCAGGCCTACTGGGTATGCCCGCTGGTCGAAGAAAGCGAGGCCCTGCAGCTGCAAACCGCGGTAGATACCTACGAGACCATGCAGGCCGAACTACCCGACCTGCGGCTGGGCCTGGTACATGGCCGCCTGCCGCAAACCGACAAAGCCGCGGTAATGCAGGCATTTCGCGACGGCGACATCGACCTGCTGGTGGCCACCACCGTCATCGAAGTCGGTGTCGACGTGCCCAACGCTTCGCTCATGGTCATCGAGCACGCCGAACGCTTCGGCCTGGCCCAACTGCACCAATTGCGCGGCCGGGTAGGGCGGGGCAGCGCCGAATCCGTGTGTGTGCTGCTGTACCAGACGCCACTATCGCAGGTGGCGCGCCAGCGGCTGCGCGCCATGTTCGAAACCTCAGACGGCTTCGAGATCGCGCGCCGCGACCTGGAACAACGCGGTCCCGGCGAGTTCCTGGGCACGCGCCAGTCTGGCGTAACGCTGCTGCGCTTTGCCGACCTGGAGTCCGACGTAGGCATCGCAGAACAGGCGCGCGAGGCCGCGGCCTGGCTGCGAAACGAATACCCCGCCGCAGTCGAGGCCCACCTGGCGCGCTGGATGCGCGGCCGCGAAGACTTCCTGCGCACATGA
- a CDS encoding LysR substrate-binding domain-containing protein, whose amino-acid sequence MTLTELKYIVAVARERHFGRAAEACFVSQPTLSVAIRKLEDELGVTLFERGGAEVGVTAIGQRIVTQAQKVLEESASIKEIARQGHDPLAGPLRVGVIHTIGPYLLPRLVPMQIARTPQMPLLLQENFTLRLVELLRQGEIDCAIMALPLPEAGLVTQPLYDEPFVVAVPRDHEWAERQAISSEDLKQQTMLLLGTGHCFRDQVLEVCPELSRFSAASDGIQRTFEGSSLETIRHMVAAGIGVTVLPVTAVPESPQPKSLLRYLPFEGVPPERRVVLAWRRSFPRLAAIEALAQAVYECGLPGVKMLDKEAVPI is encoded by the coding sequence ATGACTCTGACCGAACTTAAATACATCGTCGCAGTCGCGCGCGAGCGGCACTTCGGCCGTGCGGCCGAAGCCTGTTTTGTCAGCCAACCCACGCTGTCGGTCGCCATTCGCAAGCTGGAAGACGAACTGGGCGTAACTCTGTTCGAGCGCGGCGGCGCCGAAGTGGGCGTTACCGCCATCGGCCAGCGCATCGTCACGCAGGCGCAAAAAGTGTTGGAAGAAAGCGCCAGCATCAAAGAAATTGCCCGCCAGGGGCACGACCCGCTGGCCGGCCCGCTGCGCGTGGGCGTCATCCACACCATCGGCCCCTACCTGCTGCCGCGGCTGGTGCCCATGCAGATCGCGCGCACCCCGCAAATGCCGCTGCTATTGCAGGAAAACTTCACCTTGCGCCTGGTGGAACTGTTGCGCCAGGGCGAAATCGATTGCGCCATCATGGCGTTGCCCCTGCCCGAGGCCGGCCTGGTCACCCAGCCCCTGTACGACGAGCCATTCGTGGTGGCCGTGCCGCGCGACCATGAGTGGGCCGAACGCCAGGCCATCAGCTCCGAAGACCTGAAACAGCAGACCATGCTGCTGCTGGGCACCGGCCATTGCTTCCGCGACCAGGTGCTGGAAGTGTGTCCCGAACTGTCGCGCTTTTCAGCGGCCAGCGACGGCATCCAACGCACCTTCGAAGGCTCGTCGCTGGAAACCATTCGGCACATGGTGGCCGCCGGTATCGGCGTGACTGTGCTGCCGGTTACCGCCGTACCCGAGTCGCCGCAGCCCAAATCGCTGCTGCGCTACCTGCCGTTCGAAGGCGTGCCGCCCGAGCGCCGCGTCGTGCTGGCCTGGCGCCGCAGCTTTCCGCGCCTGGCGGCCATCGAGGCCCTGGCGCAGGCCGTTTATGAATGCGGGCTGCCCGGGGTGAAGATGCTGGATAAAGAGGCGGTGCCCATTTGA
- a CDS encoding Dps family protein translates to MAKSSKAAGNAGLRINIGISDKDRTAIAGELSKVLADSYTLYLMTHNFHWNVTGPLFNTLHQMFMTQYSEEWAALDDIAERIRALGVHAPGTYREFSKLSSISEPGAVPDAMEMVRLLVKGNEAVSKTARAAFDKADSANDQPTADLLTQRMDIHEKNAWMLRSLLE, encoded by the coding sequence ATGGCCAAATCGTCCAAAGCAGCCGGTAACGCTGGGCTTCGCATCAACATCGGCATTTCCGACAAAGACCGTACCGCGATCGCGGGCGAACTTTCCAAGGTGCTGGCGGATTCCTACACGCTGTACCTGATGACCCACAATTTCCACTGGAACGTCACTGGTCCGCTGTTCAATACGCTGCACCAGATGTTCATGACCCAGTATTCCGAAGAATGGGCCGCCCTGGATGACATTGCCGAACGTATCCGCGCGCTGGGCGTGCATGCCCCGGGCACGTATCGTGAGTTTTCCAAGCTTTCCTCCATTTCCGAGCCGGGCGCAGTGCCTGATGCCATGGAAATGGTGCGGCTGCTGGTCAAGGGCAACGAAGCGGTCTCCAAGACTGCCCGCGCCGCCTTCGACAAGGCCGACAGCGCCAACGATCAGCCCACCGCCGATCTGCTTACCCAGCGCATGGACATCCACGAGAAAAACGCCTGGATGCTGCGCAGCCTGCTTGAATAA
- a CDS encoding phytanoyl-CoA dioxygenase family protein codes for MKKINFSQLGMQFPGHQAWRWLMAPLWVLALATGAKSFEGNPLIGSRALNKRGLFVARARFAHFMAGLRRRKLAHLISDQDRRDFDRQGYILKPDFLPTEVFEAIYNEIMMTEGGARQMQQGHTITRRLPLDRRILKQMPATRHFLKSHLWRDLLSYVAASRCYPMNYVQSIYTQVRQGRGDPQTVLHSDTFHPTVKAWLLLTDVGRDDCPLIYVPGSHKLNLRRLAWMRRKSLQMPTPQDRMSSRGSLRITPNELARLGYAEPRALVATKNTLIVADTSGFHARGQSRYPCTRVEIWGYGRTNPFLPWTGCDIRGLPGVQDRATPIYWGILDMMEKLGWRRNPWRRMPPVPETDHSHRIPR; via the coding sequence GTGAAAAAAATCAATTTTTCGCAGCTCGGCATGCAATTTCCCGGCCACCAGGCTTGGCGATGGCTCATGGCGCCGCTTTGGGTGCTGGCGCTGGCTACGGGAGCAAAATCTTTCGAAGGCAATCCCCTGATAGGTAGCCGGGCCTTGAACAAAAGGGGGCTATTTGTAGCACGGGCCAGGTTTGCCCATTTCATGGCGGGCCTTCGGCGGCGCAAACTGGCACATTTAATTAGTGATCAGGATAGACGGGATTTCGATCGACAAGGGTACATACTAAAGCCGGACTTTCTTCCAACGGAGGTATTCGAGGCCATATATAACGAGATTATGATGACAGAAGGCGGGGCTCGCCAAATGCAACAGGGCCACACCATTACTCGACGCCTGCCATTGGATCGCCGTATTCTCAAACAGATGCCAGCTACTCGTCATTTTCTGAAAAGTCATTTATGGCGCGATCTGTTGAGTTACGTAGCGGCATCCCGCTGTTATCCGATGAATTATGTGCAGTCGATATATACACAAGTGCGCCAGGGGCGGGGCGATCCTCAAACGGTGCTGCATTCCGACACCTTCCACCCTACGGTAAAGGCGTGGTTGCTTCTTACCGACGTCGGGCGAGACGATTGTCCGCTGATCTATGTGCCTGGATCCCACAAGCTCAATCTTCGCCGCCTCGCCTGGATGCGCCGTAAGTCGTTACAAATGCCGACACCACAAGACCGAATGAGTTCTCGTGGCTCTTTGCGCATTACGCCGAACGAGTTGGCTAGATTGGGATACGCAGAACCTCGAGCACTGGTTGCCACGAAAAATACCCTGATTGTTGCGGATACCAGTGGTTTCCATGCGCGCGGCCAAAGTCGCTATCCTTGCACTCGTGTCGAAATCTGGGGGTACGGACGCACTAACCCATTTCTGCCCTGGACAGGTTGTGACATACGGGGGCTGCCCGGGGTGCAGGATCGCGCGACACCCATTTACTGGGGGATTCTGGACATGATGGAAAAATTGGGCTGGAGGCGCAATCCATGGCGTCGGATGCCGCCCGTACCGGAGACTGATCATAGCCACCGAATTCCGCGATAA
- a CDS encoding SDR family NAD(P)-dependent oxidoreductase, with protein sequence MLITGATGSIGGALALEYAKAGVDTLILQGRRTERLAELAQLCRREGAQVETHALDVRDHASLIAWLTQICEVHAPDLVIVNAGININVGSDRQGEIWQDVHELLDVNVKAAFATVHGVLPFMRKRGQGQIALVSSLAAWRGLPETPSYSASKAAIKVYGEAMRDGLAAEGIRFNVIMPGYVESPMCFDMPGPKPFLWTAARAAHAIRRGLHANRARISFPFPLNLGCFLLSVIHPSVSGWILRRLGYRV encoded by the coding sequence GTGTTGATTACAGGCGCTACCGGTAGCATTGGCGGTGCGCTGGCTTTGGAGTACGCCAAAGCCGGGGTCGATACGCTAATTCTCCAAGGCCGCAGAACTGAACGCTTGGCGGAATTGGCGCAACTGTGCCGTCGTGAGGGGGCCCAAGTAGAGACGCATGCTCTCGATGTGCGCGATCATGCCTCCCTAATAGCGTGGTTGACGCAGATATGTGAGGTTCATGCTCCGGATCTCGTCATTGTGAATGCAGGTATCAACATTAATGTTGGTTCTGACCGGCAAGGCGAGATTTGGCAAGATGTACACGAATTACTGGACGTCAACGTCAAAGCCGCTTTTGCTACCGTGCACGGTGTGCTGCCATTCATGCGGAAGCGTGGCCAAGGGCAGATTGCACTGGTGAGCTCTCTAGCTGCGTGGCGGGGGCTGCCTGAAACACCGAGCTACAGCGCCAGCAAGGCGGCCATCAAGGTCTATGGTGAGGCCATGCGAGACGGTCTGGCCGCGGAAGGCATACGCTTCAACGTCATCATGCCAGGCTATGTTGAATCTCCGATGTGTTTCGACATGCCCGGGCCTAAACCGTTTCTGTGGACGGCAGCGCGGGCCGCTCATGCGATTCGGCGGGGTTTGCATGCCAATCGAGCCCGAATCAGTTTCCCATTTCCGCTGAATCTGGGTTGCTTTCTGCTGTCTGTCATTCACCCGTCCGTATCTGGGTGGATATTGCGCAGGCTGGGCTACCGTGTTTAA